Proteins from one Bufo gargarizans isolate SCDJY-AF-19 chromosome 8, ASM1485885v1, whole genome shotgun sequence genomic window:
- the PSMG3 gene encoding proteasome assembly chaperone 3 codes for MNTPAAAVKPVVISKQAEEVINGEVTQVVCTAFTDHILVVVTQYGKMGTLVSVTPNMVAGDLGKSTLTTKVLLGCDEPFIHVCAKNLVSFVSQESKNKPVLLAVALKDKNVDCIKTLKEVIKSCQVW; via the exons ATGAACACACCAGCTGCGGCTGTAAAGCCGGTTGTCATCTCCAAGCAAGCAGAAGAGGTCATCAATGGAGAAGTCACACAGGTGGTCTGCACCGCGTTCACTGACCACATcctggtggtggtcacacagtatGGCAAGATGGGAACATTGGTCTCTGTTACTCCAAACATGGTGGCTGGTGACCTGGGGAAATCCACACTGACCACCAAGGTCCTCCTAGGATGTGACGAG CCCTTCATTCACGTCTGTGCAAAGAATCTGGTGAGCTTTGTGTCCCAAGAGTCCAAGAATAAGCCGGTGCTCTTGGCTGTGGCGCTGAAGGACAAGAACGTGGACTGTATAAAGACCCTGAAAGAAGTGATAAAGAGTTGCCAGGTCTGGTGA